A single region of the Manihot esculenta cultivar AM560-2 chromosome 12, M.esculenta_v8, whole genome shotgun sequence genome encodes:
- the LOC110628141 gene encoding E3 ubiquitin-protein ligase RNF185, with the protein MASGFGESTSMPPESSACSGNNANDAGDFECNICFELAQDPIVTLCGHLFCWPCLYRWLHHHSHSHECPVCKALIQEEKLVPLYGRGKHQTDPRAKSYPGIDIPSRPAGQRPETAHSPSPSPPHGANNFPNDGFGLMGGFVPMATARIGNFTLSTAFGGLALFPSLFNVQFHGFPDATVYGTTSSFPYGYHSFHGGHAHGFPQPMRRGQHADNVLKNLLLLIGFLVVLALLWW; encoded by the coding sequence ATGGCAAGCGGGTTTGGTGAATCAACAAGCATGCCACCTGAAAGTTCGGCCTGCTCGGGCAATAATGCCAATGATGCCGGTGATTTCGAATGCAATATATGCTTTGAATTAGCTCAAGATCCGATTGTAACCCTTTGTGGTCATCTCTTCTGCTGGCCTTGCCTGTATAGATGGCTTCATCATCATTCACATTCTCATGAGTGCCCAGTTTGTAAAGCTCTTATACAAGAAGAAAAATTGGTTCCTCTTTATGGCAGAGGCAAACATCAGACGGATCCTCGAGCCAAATCATATCCGGGTATTGATATTCCTAGTCGCCCTGCTGGGCAAAGACCTGAAACTGCCCATTCTCCTTCCCCTTCCCCGCCACATGGAGCTAATAATTTTCCCAATGATGGGTTTGGATTGATGGGAGGATTTGTACCGATGGCAACTGCAAGGATTGGTAACTTTACATTATCAACTGCTTTTGGTGGTCTTGCTTTATTCCCTTCATTGTTCAATGTACAATTTCATGGTTTCCCGGATGCTACAGTATATGGGACAACATCTAGTTTTCCATATGGATATCATTCATTTCATGGTGGCCATGCACATGGATTCCCCCAACCAATGAGACGAGGTCAGCATGCTGATAATGTTTTGAAGAATCTTCTTCTGTTgattggtttcttagtggtccTTGCTCTGCTTTGGTGGTAA